In the Leptotrichia sp. oral taxon 223 genome, GATGAAGGATATGAAAGATGCGATAAGTAAAATAAAAAAAGGACATTCCTACGTAATTTTCCCAGAAGGCAGCAGAAGCGAAGACGGTACGATTGGAGAATTTAAAAAAGGAAGCTTCAAACTTGCAACTGATACAGATGCAAGAATTGTGCCTATTACAATTGTAGGAACTTATGAGGTGCAAAGCAGAAAAAGCCTGAAAGTAACTTCAAACAAAAATATAAAAATTATTGTGGATAAACCTGTGGATTTGAAGGAAATGTCAAGGGAAGAAAAAAAAGATGTTCACAATATTGTAAATAGAATTATAAAAGAAAATTATAAAAAAGAAAAAAATCTTTAGGTGGGGGTAAAATATACCCCTATTTTGCGTAGGAAAGGGAAGTGATGCGATGAAAGTATTTTTAGCGACGAAGAATAAGGGGAAAATAAAAGATTTTGAAAAGCTGACGGAAGGAATGGACTTGGAAGTTGTAACAATTTTGGATGGGCTGGATATTCCTGATGTTGTGGAGGATGGGAAAACTTTTGAGGAAAATTCGCAGAAAAAGGCAAAGGAAATTGCAGACTACACAAATATTGTAACTGTTTCAGATGATTCAGGGCTTTGCGTAGATGCTCTGGATGGAGCGCCAGGAGTTTATTCGGCAAGATTTGGAGGAGAGAATGCGACTGACGGCGAAAAGAACCAGAAAATGTTGGAACTTCTGAAGGACGTGAAAAAAGAAAATAGAAAAGCACATTTTGTGTCTGTTGTAAGTATTGCCTTTCCAAATGGTGAAATTCATTCGTTTCGTGGAGAAATAGAAGGTGAAATCTTATTTGAAGCACGAGGTAACAATGGATTTGGCTACAATCCAATTTTTTATTCATATGAATTAGAAAAATCGTTTGGAGAAGCAGATGACGAGGAAAGAAAAAGTGTGAGCCATAGGGCAAGGGCATTTAGAAAGCTCATTGCGTCAGGGCTTTTGGAAGAAAAGTGAATATTAATTGTTTTTCAGACTAAAAAATAGATTTAGGTAAATTATAAATTTTGATTTCAGTTTTTAATATTGTTTGTTAAATTTAAAAAAGGCTAGAAAGGAGCTGTTTATCATGGAAATTACTAATGAAAAAATTGAACTTAACGGATTAATTCACAAGGGAGTGGATAAAATTCTGATATTAATGGCGATATTGTCTATTGTTTATGGAGTAGCGTTTACTTTGCTGGAAAAAATTCAAGTTGTAAGGACTATTTCAGCATTTCTGCCAGTTGCTGCCATTGTTGCCTGGATTCTGTT is a window encoding:
- a CDS encoding XTP/dITP diphosphatase, translated to MKVFLATKNKGKIKDFEKLTEGMDLEVVTILDGLDIPDVVEDGKTFEENSQKKAKEIADYTNIVTVSDDSGLCVDALDGAPGVYSARFGGENATDGEKNQKMLELLKDVKKENRKAHFVSVVSIAFPNGEIHSFRGEIEGEILFEARGNNGFGYNPIFYSYELEKSFGEADDEERKSVSHRARAFRKLIASGLLEEK